GCAAGCGCACTCTACCATGAAAGCAAATGAGTACTAATTATCCTAGAAAGTTATCTaacagaattttaaaaatttaacatccgatgggttttttaaaaatttaacatcttattaattacttttcgaaagatttttttttttctcattttagccaatttttattaaaatttttctaaacaaACTTTGCTCAAACAATGATGATGAGAGAAGATGCTTAAAAAATGACTTGATTAAGTTATGATGTTAATATTCGTTCTCAATTCATCATGAGTCGTAGATTGACGCACAAAAAGAAATGAGAGAAGGTGCTTCTCAATTTGAGAGAcccataaaataaattaaagccaTTAAAGAAAACAAGAATAAAGGGAGTTATGTGCTGGtcaataaatgtatatatatatatatatatgtacaagttttttaaaaaaattaaaaaacaaaaacccaCTAACAATCCCAAGGACATAAAAAAGCCTCTTCGGCAAAGTGCAGGGTAATGATGGGTTTCATTTGGTAATAACATGACATGCCATGTGTACAAGACAAGCAAAGGTGTTCATGGTTTCTTTTCAGAGTAATTTCCAAAAAATTCGTGATATTAGGCATGCAGCGTGTGTGCTCTGATCatatttcttcttctataaatatactttgaaaatcaaaatattgcACAGTTGGTGAAAAGTTAGTATAAGTTTTTGAACTTACTTGTCACTAgctaaataaaatcaaaaaattatattaaaatttaatttctaaataattttaatagcgtAAATAATGTCTAACGAAGTCAATCGCCAAACCAGATGCTCCATcactgaaaacaacttataagtacggagacctccgtactttcgaaagcataggagcctagctctattatataatataaaagtattttatcatTCTAAACTttcataatacaaaattaataaaattttcatcattaTAGAGTTAATATTAtaaagattatatattttttaatttaaaaaatatatatacggGTATCAGTAGGCATCCATGAGTTGCCCAAATATCCATCACTTACCAAATACCCACCcattttattcataatttttgaataaaaaaatttagtaccCATACCTGCAAATTTACGAATAACCCGCAAATATCCGTGTGCATGGATAGAAATTACTAGATTTATGTATAACCATGCATTtctctaattatataaatttggcGAGAAATTTACAAACAGCTCCTTACAAGAAGAAAGCCTTCTCTGTCAATATTATTTCCTACAAAAATTAcaacatcaaatcaaataatttaatattatataaaagtataataaattcttttaaaaaatttatttcaatattCAATTATCATAGGCTctattttatatcatttagCACAAAATAATTAGTCTGGAATAAGTCCTGTACGGAGTAGTTGGTACAAgaaaacactctctctctctctctctctctctcttctaagaTGGTCAGCAGGTCAAGGTAGTTACgggacattttttttaaaaatttctaaaatacccACATTGGGATTcaccctatttttatttttttttgacaaaaaaaaaattagtggactATCTAAGTCAACAGACTCATCCAACCTAATCCAATCAACCAAGTCACTACTcgaaaacttaaattattagaaaCAATAGCTTGttactattatataattttgattattcgagcgctattatatatttttatttgtattttctcaAGTAGAAGACAAAACAACAAAGACCGTACCTTGAGCTCACAAAATCTAGAGCCACTCCAATTTAATAATGTTCAAATCCAAGCTATATATGTAGCATTTAGTACTACGAACTAACATATATAACGAGATTAATAGTTAAGGTACTTTGTGTATATTCAACTTATAAATACGCGTAAATGGTGATCATCACTATTCAGTATAATTGATTGATATTTCGATCACCCATAACTTGTATTTACCGCTCGTCTTAGACCAGAGTAACAAAACCAACCACTTGCGACACTCATCATTTACAAACATTTGCCTCGTAAGTCGTGTTAATCTATATGTGTCGCCCTCATCCTCTGATTAAATGTACCCGTCGCATTAATTTTCACAAATCTAAAGGCCTCGGTACAAAATTAAGGACTCGCTTAAACCATATAAGAAGTTACGCAGCGTTACACTCACGGGGAGTTAAATATTTCGAGGGAGCCAAAAATTACTCTGCCCAATGTATTAAACATTCTTCTCTGCTAGCGTGAAAGCCTCCAAAAGCAATGCAGTTTCTGTTGTGTCCGTACATTcctctttcactctctctctctctctctctctctctctctctctctcactcactaTATATGCTTCTGACAAACTCTGCAGTACAGTTTCCCAGTGTGTGGATGCGTGGGATGGGTCCTCTTTTACCAACCTAGTGTGAAttaaggaaaacaaaaaaaaaaaaaaaaaggaaaagaaaagatatttgtGTTTTCCTTTATTAAGGTTGTGGATCTTGATCTCTATCTTTAACGCCtaataaatttaagataaaaatatataaaatttattttaattattacttATTTGGATATGATCGgttaatcttttaaatttttttttttatgttctaattttttttttaaatttttattatttaatgttatgtatttgttattatataaataaattaggaaTGCGAGTGAAGGTCCTAAACTTATTGTAATCAGAAACTTGTGTTTTTTAATTGGTTCAGTCATGTGTTAGAACCTTGTGACTTTGCCTTCTAATTGGGTCCAACAATAAGGGGACTGTAGGTACACTAGAGTATATTAACAGTAAATTAAAGGGCGATTTTCACTGCTCTCTTGTCACTATATTGCTAAACTACAAAGAAATGATTCGTATTATatatgttgttattattattataaaatcgACCTAGCAGTGCTCTTAAAAATATcctataaaactataattaaaaagaaaaaaaaaaaagagagagacaaGAACTGTGTGTGAAAGagataatataaaaagaaacagTGGAGAGGACAAGAAAGGTTAATGCAAGAGAGACAAGGATCATACCAACCGAGAGAGACTGAGATACAGAGAGCGCTGGAGCGAGTGACTCAGCCGAGCAGTgagacaaaaaaattaaaaaaatttaaaaataaaaacccccACCTCAATCCCTCTTCTTCTATACATTCCAAAACCCCCCATCATTAACTTGAATATGtactgaaaaaaagaaagaagagacgCGTAGAGCCCGATCGAAGCACCGCATGGCttattctcctcctcctccgccgccgccgccgccgctgccgcaaaCCCTACCGCCGCCGCTCCAAACCACCACCCTCGCCgcggcctcctccgcctcggCACCGTCGTCGCTCACGCTCTCCCCGAGCGTCCTCATCATCCTCGCCATCCTCGCCATCGTCTTCCTCGCCTCCGTCGCCATCCACCTCTTCCTCCGCTTCCTCTCCCGCTCCCCGGCCTCCTTCCTCCGCCGCGGCAGCCggaaccaccaccaccaccgcgccgcagccgcagcctccgccggcggcggcgaggcgaaGGAGGTGTCGGAAGGGGAGAAGGCGACGCTGATCGAGAGGCTCCCGCTGTTCACCCTGGCGTCGGCGCTCTCCGCGCTCCCCAAGTCGTCCCCGGACTGCGCCGTGTGCCAGGAGCCCTTCCGCCCCGACGACGAGCTCCGGCTCCTCCCGGCCTGCCGCCACGCCTTCCACTCCCGCTGCGTCGACCCCTGGCTCCGATCCACCCTCCTCTGCCCCCTCTGCCGCTCCTCCATCGCCCTCCCCTTCCCCCCACTCATCCTCCCTCCCCTTCcccccaccaccgccgccgctactgctgctgctgctgctgctgcgccgCGGAtgatcgacgacgacgacgacgacgacgctgCGCCCCGATCCGGAAGCTTCCGCATCGAGATGGGCACCGTGAGCCGGCGCCGAACCGCCCCCGAA
This genomic window from Ananas comosus cultivar F153 linkage group 3, ASM154086v1, whole genome shotgun sequence contains:
- the LOC109708144 gene encoding E3 ubiquitin-protein ligase ATL4-like isoform X2 → MAYSPPPPPPLQTTTLAAASSASAPSSLTLSPSVLIILAILAIVFLASVAIHLFLRFLSRSPASFLRRGSRNHHHHRAAAAASAGGGEAKEVSEGEKATLIERLPLFTLASALSALPKSSPDCAVCQEPFRPDDELRLLPACRHAFHSRCVDPWLRSTLLCPLCRSSIALPFPPLILPPLPPTTAAATAAAAAAAPRMIDDDDDDDAAPRSGSFRIEMGTVSRRRTAPEDVPGAPSPSPSPHTMRSYAMESYDYVVEEEVEAVISAIPPRHGVGVVLLQLRPPLRPLELALEQPLRRRRRVAGGVVVGFGREPAGAGGRRRRRRRRPLRLLPLDYWRVAAALLPNLPSRSLSIRIIKPASQPASRAGKCGTTFFGIILPKIDSWLTTTTTTRSSTSTFVWAINLIEIDKSF
- the LOC109708144 gene encoding E3 ubiquitin-protein ligase ATL4-like isoform X3; amino-acid sequence: MAYSPPPPPPPPPLPQTLPPPLQTTTLAAASSASAPSSLTLSPSVLIILAILAIVFLASVAIHLFLRFLSRSPASFLRRGSRNHHHHRAAAAASAGGGEAKEVSEGEKATLIERLPLFTLASALSALPKSSPDCAVCQEPFRPDDELRLLPACRHAFHSRCVDPWLRSTLLCPLCRSSIALPFPPLILPPLPPTTAAATAAAAAAAPRMIDDDDDDDAAPRSGSFRIEMGTVSRRRTAPEDVPGAPSPSPSPHTMRSYAMESYDYVVEEEVEAVISAIPPRHGVGVVLLQLRPPLRPLELALEQPLRRRRRVAGGVVVGFGREPAGAGGRRRRRRRRPLRLLPLDYWRVAAALLPNLPSRSLSIRIIKPASQPASRAGKCGTTFFVMMMEQLRRG
- the LOC109708144 gene encoding E3 ubiquitin-protein ligase ATL4-like isoform X4: MAYSPPPPPPPPPLPQTLPPPLQTTTLAAASSASAPSSLTLSPSVLIILAILAIVFLASVAIHLFLRFLSRSPASFLRRGSRNHHHHRAAAAASAGGGEAKEVSEGEKATLIERLPLFTLASALSALPKSSPDCAVCQEPFRPDDELRLLPACRHAFHSRCVDPWLRSTLLCPLCRSSIALPFPPLILPPLPPTTAAATAAAAAAAPRMIDDDDDDDAAPRSGSFRIEMGTVSRRRTAPEDVPGAPSPSPSPHTMRSYAMESYDYVVEEEVEAVISAIPPRHGVGVVLLQLRPPLRPLELALEQPLRRRRRVAGGVVVGFGREPAGAGGRRRRRRRRPLRLLPLDYWRVAA
- the LOC109708144 gene encoding RING-H2 finger protein ATL1-like isoform X1 codes for the protein MAYSPPPPPPPPPLPQTLPPPLQTTTLAAASSASAPSSLTLSPSVLIILAILAIVFLASVAIHLFLRFLSRSPASFLRRGSRNHHHHRAAAAASAGGGEAKEVSEGEKATLIERLPLFTLASALSALPKSSPDCAVCQEPFRPDDELRLLPACRHAFHSRCVDPWLRSTLLCPLCRSSIALPFPPLILPPLPPTTAAATAAAAAAAPRMIDDDDDDDAAPRSGSFRIEMGTVSRRRTAPEDVPGAPSPSPSPHTMRSYAMESYDYVVEEEVEAVISAIPPRHGVGVVLLQLRPPLRPLELALEQPLRRRRRVAGGVVVGFGREPAGAGGRRRRRRRRPLRLLPLDYWRVAAALLPNLPSRSLSIRIIKPASQPASRAGKCGTTFFGIILPKIDSWLTTTTTTRSSTSTFVWAINLIEIDKSF